The following are encoded in a window of Mustela nigripes isolate SB6536 chromosome 3, MUSNIG.SB6536, whole genome shotgun sequence genomic DNA:
- the ARC gene encoding activity-regulated cytoskeleton-associated protein, translated as MELDHRTSGGLHAYPGPRGGPAAKPNVILQIGKCRAEMLEHVRRTHRHLLTEVSKQVERELKGLHRSVGKLESNLDGYVPTGDSQRWRKSIKACLCRCQETIANLERWVKREMHVWREVFYRLEKWADRLESMGGKYPVGNEPARHTVSVGVGGPEGYCQEADGYDYPVSPYAITPPPAAGELPGQEPGEDQQYPPWGSSEDGQPSPGVDTQIFEDPREFLSHLEEYLRQVGGSEEYWLSQIQNHMNGPAKKWWEFKQGSVKNWVEFKKEFLQYSEGTLSREAIQRELDLPQKQGEPLDQFLWRKRDLYQTLYVDAEEEEIIQYVVGTLQPKLKRFLRHPLPKTLEQLIQRGREVQDGLEQGAEPAGTPVPTEDEPDALTPALTSESVASDRTQPE; from the coding sequence ATGGAGCTGGACCACAGGACGAGCGGCGGCCTCCACGCCTACCCCGGGCCGCGGGGCGGGCCGGCGGCCAAGCCCAACGTGATCCTGCAGATCGGTAAGTGCCGGGCCGAGATGCTGGAGCACGTGCGGAGGACCCACCGGCACCTGCTGACCGAGGTGTCCAAGCAGGTGGAGCGGGAGCTGAAGGGGCTGCACCGGTCGGTCGGGAAGCTGGAGAGCAACCTGGACGGCTACGTGCCCACCGGCGACTCGCAGCGTTGGAGGAAATCCATCAAGGCCTGCCTGTGTCGCTGCCAGGAGACCATCGCCAACCTGGAGCGCTGGGTCAAGCGGGAGATGCACGTGTGGCGGGAGGTCTTCTACCGGCTGGAGAAGTGGGCCGACCGCCTGGAGTCCATGGGCGGCAAGTACCCGGTGGGCAACGAGCCGGCTCGCCACACCGTGTCAGTGGGCGTCGGGGGTCCAGAGGGCTACTGCCAGGAGGCGGACGGCTACGACTACCCGGTCAGCCCCTACGCCATCACCCCTCCGCCGGCTGCTGGGGAGCTGCCAGGACAGGAGCCCGGGGAGGACCAGCAGTACCCGCCCTGGGGGAGCAGTGAGGACGGGCAGCCGAGCCCCGGCGTGGACACGCAGATCTTTGAGGACCCGAGGGAGTTCCTCAGCCACCTGGAGGAGTACCTGCGCCAGGTAGGCGGCTCGGAGGAGTACTGGCTGTCGCAGATCCAGAACCACATGAACGGGCCGGCCAAGAAGTGGTGGGAGTTCAAGCAGGGCTCCGTGAAGAACTGGGTGGAGTTCAAGAAAGAGTTCCTGCAGTACAGCGAGGGCACGCTGTCCCGGGAGGCCATCCAGCGGGAGCTGGACCTGccgcagaagcagggggagccgctGGACCAGTTCCTGTGGCGCAAGCGGGACCTGTACCAGACGCTGTACGTGgatgcagaggaggaggagatcaTCCAGTACGTGGTGGGCACCCTGCAGCCCAAGCTCAAGCGCTTCCTGCGCCACCCGCTGCCCAAGACCCTGGAGCAGCTGATCCAGCGAGGCCGGGAAGTGCAGGACGGCCTGGAGCAGGGGGCCGAGCCCGCCGGCACCCCTGTCCCCACCGAGGATGAGCCCGACGCCCTCACACCGGCCCTCACCAGCGAGTCCGTGGCCAGTGACCGGACCCAGCCCGAGTAG
- the LOC132014336 gene encoding maestro heat-like repeat family member 5 — MELVSSSLGWGGWGPSPVSCLQLIGKEVADTGIQELLAPLNLELKQPLEKTFLFHVFGLILRETTDQELVRRHLADLLELSHQSSSQREGIAETVGIVSSSHLQAVWALLEHLGRTRFLRTTFMSPECPQSDPDRHWRWVSSTYLLCYGQMALHAREQILPWVDNIISRMVYYFSCSCYDNILKTSFLLAAIMLTKALRQEDGTQSYKFTQIPDLIQCLLRILQKEPNFLATLFRQKVILVIVKLSSLRPSLKPMVKSQILQTCLQTLFMLPPGERLKSCLPPLDSAPDVLVTACSRAALPSLGAGSWVLGWFAEPSPRVRARRAWERTLARDGFHPGCAAALP, encoded by the exons ATGGAGTTGGTGTCCAGCTCCCTGGGGTGGGGCGGGTGGGGCCCAAGCCCTGTGTCCTGCCTGCAGCTCATCGGGAAGGAGGTGGCTGACACCGGCATCCAGGAGCTCCTGGCGCCCTTGAACCTGGAGCTCAAGCAGCCTTTGGAGAAG ACCTTCCTCTTCCACGTTTTTGGGCTGATCCTCAGAGAGACTACCGACCAGGAGCTAGTGAGAAGGCACCTGGCGGACCTCCTGGAGCTGTCCCACCAGTCCAGCAGCCAGCGGGAG GGCATCGCGGAGACTGTCGGCATCGTGTCTTCCTCACACCTGCAGGCGGTGTGGGCCTTGCTGGAGCACCTGGGCCGCACCAGGTTTCTGAGGACCACCTTCATGTCCCCGGAGTGCCCG CAGTCAGACCCTGACAGGCACTGGAGGTGGGTCAGCAGCACGTACCTGCTGTGCTACGGGCAGATGGCCCTGCACGCCCGGGAGCAGATCCTGCCCTGGGTGGACAACATCATCTCCAGGATGGTCTACTACTTCTCCTGCAGCTGCTAC GACAACATCCTGAAAACCAGCTTCCTCTTGGCGGCCATCATGCTTACGAAAGCTCTCAGGCAAGAGGACGGCACCCAGAGCTACAAGTTCACTCAGATACCAGACCTCATCCAGTGCCTCCTG CGCATCCTTCAAAAGGAGCCCAACTTCCTGGCCACCCTTTTCCGGCAGAAGGTCATATTGGTCATTGTGAAACTGAG CAGCCTGCGGCCGAGCCTCAAACCCATGGTGAAGTCCCAGATCCTGCAGACCTGCCTGCAGACCCTGTTCATGCTCCCGCCCGGGGAGAGGTTGAAGAGCTGCTTACCTCCGCTAGACTCGGCCCCGGACGTCCTGGTGACTGCCTGCTCCCGGGCCGCTCTCCCGTCTCTGGGTGCTGGGTCCTGGGTGCTGGGCTGGTTTGCCGAGCCCTCGCCGCGTGTGCGAGCGAGAAGAGCATGGGAGAGAACCCTGGCCCGGGACGGCTTTCATCCTGGCTGTGCTGCAGCCTTGCCTTGA